The following coding sequences are from one Gemmatimonadales bacterium window:
- a CDS encoding PEP-CTERM sorting domain-containing protein, whose amino-acid sequence MKLFAPITAIALGAVAITTPLTAQNVTTNGDSPVNVGSLPGFLTQFKQVGGMTVDWTFSDGTGGSGTWASLGSGTWGVVGSDFSLTAHGSDQAYFSLWSLVTDKDLQSFGIDALAGNAVFDVDNFPTVGTLGSSYGQQFNYCGGVFLGICYSDTTDHWNTLATYYNPVGVSGNAPVGDLYGALVVAFGADTPFEGRVKFQQDLDQANDIEDDPSFPQEETPEPATMSLMAMGLVGLGAAGRRRRR is encoded by the coding sequence ATGAAGCTGTTCGCGCCAATCACCGCGATCGCGCTGGGCGCCGTGGCGATCACCACGCCACTGACCGCACAGAACGTGACCACCAACGGCGATTCGCCGGTGAATGTCGGCTCGCTCCCCGGATTCCTGACGCAGTTCAAGCAGGTCGGTGGCATGACCGTCGACTGGACCTTCTCCGATGGCACCGGAGGATCGGGCACCTGGGCGTCGCTCGGATCCGGCACTTGGGGTGTTGTCGGTTCGGATTTTTCGCTCACGGCGCACGGAAGCGATCAGGCGTATTTCTCCCTGTGGTCGCTGGTCACCGACAAGGACCTGCAAAGTTTCGGAATCGACGCGCTGGCCGGCAACGCCGTGTTTGATGTCGACAATTTCCCGACCGTCGGCACCCTGGGCAGCAGCTACGGCCAACAGTTCAATTACTGCGGCGGTGTCTTTCTTGGCATCTGCTACTCCGATACCACCGATCACTGGAACACCCTTGCGACGTACTACAACCCGGTCGGCGTCAGCGGCAATGCGCCGGTCGGCGATCTCTACGGCGCGCTGGTCGTCGCGTTCGGCGCCGATACGCCGTTCGAGGGCCGAGTGAAGTTCCAGCAGGACCTTGATCAGGCCAACGACATCGAGGACGATCCGAGTTTCCCGCAGGAAGAGACGCCGGAACCCGCGACGATGTCGCTCATGGCGATGGGGCTTGTCGGGCTCGGCGCAGCGGGCCGCCGCCGCCGGCGCTGA